A genomic segment from Streptomyces sp. TLI_235 encodes:
- a CDS encoding transmembrane secretion effector produces the protein MGRRPRIPEVLHNRNYALYWTGQSLSILGDAIVPVALAFAVLDLGHGAGALGLVLAAGIVPGVLLVLVGGVVADRIERRRLMVVCDLVRFGSQAAQGVMLWTGHATLLSLVLLQLVWGTAAAFFRPASTGLVAEWVEPDRLHQANGLVGLSDNLAYTIGPAAAGVLIAVFSPGSALLADALTFGASALALSLARPLARGTAGPAEAAPPMLRGLAEGWQEFRSRTWLWSMVLWAATFHLLALPSVLVLGPAVAKADLGGASAWAAVAACSGLGAVVGGVIALRYRPRFLLRATFVPLGLYGLQLVALAVPASTAVVAGAALVGGVGVAMFNVYFYTAMQQHIPLPVMSRVASYEWLGSIALLPVGQALVGPVAAATSVQGVLLVAGGWMLVSPVVLYLIRSARELRAVDGAPGAETESVAAVPVVAAAGESM, from the coding sequence ATGGGCAGGCGGCCGCGGATCCCAGAGGTGCTGCACAACCGCAACTACGCGCTGTACTGGACCGGGCAGAGCCTCTCCATCCTCGGCGACGCCATCGTGCCGGTCGCCCTGGCCTTCGCGGTGCTGGACCTCGGCCACGGCGCCGGTGCGCTCGGCCTGGTCCTCGCCGCGGGCATCGTGCCCGGGGTCCTGCTCGTCCTGGTCGGCGGCGTCGTCGCCGACCGGATCGAGCGGCGCCGGCTGATGGTCGTCTGCGACCTGGTCCGGTTCGGCTCGCAGGCCGCCCAGGGCGTCATGCTCTGGACGGGCCACGCCACCCTGCTCTCCCTCGTCCTGCTGCAACTCGTCTGGGGCACCGCGGCGGCGTTCTTCCGCCCGGCCTCGACCGGTCTGGTCGCCGAGTGGGTCGAACCCGACCGGCTGCACCAGGCCAACGGACTGGTCGGGTTGAGCGACAACCTCGCGTACACGATCGGCCCGGCCGCCGCGGGCGTGCTGATCGCGGTGTTCAGCCCCGGCTCGGCGCTGCTCGCCGACGCGCTGACCTTCGGCGCCAGCGCACTCGCCCTCTCGCTCGCCCGTCCCCTGGCGCGCGGCACGGCCGGCCCGGCGGAGGCCGCGCCGCCGATGCTGCGCGGACTCGCCGAGGGCTGGCAGGAGTTCCGCTCCCGTACCTGGCTCTGGTCGATGGTGTTGTGGGCCGCGACCTTCCACCTGCTGGCGCTGCCCTCGGTGCTGGTGCTCGGGCCGGCCGTCGCCAAGGCCGATCTCGGCGGAGCCTCCGCCTGGGCCGCCGTCGCCGCCTGCTCGGGCCTCGGAGCGGTGGTCGGCGGTGTGATCGCGCTCCGGTACCGGCCGCGCTTCCTGCTGCGCGCCACCTTCGTACCGCTCGGCCTGTACGGGCTGCAGCTGGTGGCGCTCGCCGTCCCCGCGTCGACGGCCGTGGTCGCCGGTGCGGCGCTGGTCGGCGGGGTCGGTGTGGCCATGTTCAACGTGTACTTCTACACCGCGATGCAGCAGCACATCCCGCTGCCGGTGATGTCCCGGGTGGCCTCCTACGAGTGGCTGGGCAGCATCGCCCTGCTGCCGGTGGGGCAGGCGCTGGTGGGTCCGGTCGCCGCGGCGACCTCGGTGCAGGGCGTGCTGCTGGTGGCCGGCGGCTGGATGCTGGTCTCTCCGGTGGTGCTGTACCTGATCCGCTCCGCACGGGAGCTGCGCGCCGTGGACGGCGCCCCCGGGGCCGAGACCGAGTCCGTCGCCGCGGTGCCGGTGGTGGCCGCCGCCGGCGAGTCGATGTGA
- a CDS encoding DNA-binding NarL/FixJ family response regulator — protein sequence MPGPAVAPRSSNPAGAPPPSVRVMIVDESSVIRDGLCTLLAPAADIEVVAATDSGARAVHLAAVHGPHVLVTGLHLRGMSCLDLLRRLEAERLPLQPRLVVFAQHDNEDMVKDVLQAPTHGLLVKDTSREELAAAVRAAARGEAVFSPSVSHRLVEWYRTAGSRRVRPDSRSALDSLTIREREVLRLIAEGLAPLEMAARLCIGEATVRTHVYRLRTKLELKDRAQLVAFAYRAGLATEEGFAA from the coding sequence ATGCCAGGGCCAGCCGTCGCACCCCGGAGCAGCAACCCCGCCGGTGCGCCCCCGCCGTCCGTTCGAGTCATGATCGTCGACGAGTCCTCCGTCATCCGGGACGGGCTCTGCACCCTGCTCGCCCCGGCCGCCGACATCGAGGTGGTCGCCGCCACCGACAGCGGCGCCCGCGCCGTCCACCTGGCCGCCGTCCACGGCCCGCACGTCCTGGTGACGGGCCTGCACCTGCGCGGAATGTCCTGCCTCGACCTGCTGCGCCGGCTGGAGGCCGAACGGCTGCCGCTCCAGCCCCGCCTGGTGGTCTTCGCCCAGCACGACAACGAGGACATGGTGAAGGACGTCCTGCAGGCGCCCACCCACGGCCTGCTGGTGAAGGACACCAGCCGCGAGGAGCTGGCCGCCGCCGTCCGGGCCGCCGCCCGCGGCGAGGCGGTCTTCTCGCCCAGCGTCTCGCACCGCCTCGTCGAGTGGTACCGGACGGCCGGCAGCCGCCGGGTGCGGCCCGACTCCCGCTCCGCCCTCGACTCACTGACCATCCGTGAGCGGGAGGTGCTCCGGCTGATCGCCGAGGGCCTCGCGCCGCTGGAGATGGCCGCCAGACTGTGCATCGGCGAGGCCACCGTCCGCACCCATGTCTACCGGCTGCGCACCAAACTGGAGTTGAAGGACCGTGCGCAGCTGGTCGCCTTCGCCTACCGTGCGGGGCTGGCCACCGAGGAGGGGTTCGCCGCATGA
- a CDS encoding PadR family transcriptional regulator, whose amino-acid sequence MPRRALDNPIVPAVLGLLLESDAHPHRLLADLRERSAHHAAAVNRGTLYNTVAAMAEAGWVAALGQERAGNRPERTVYRITAAGRAELVRRLDEQIRTPEREFSSFLGAVAHLGALGPDGAADALAERARRLRERTADDERRLAEALAAGVPRLFVIEAEYALDLARTESAWVESLVEEIRTGTLAWPSAPADRGHQDGPDGD is encoded by the coding sequence ATGCCACGACGCGCTCTCGACAATCCGATCGTCCCGGCCGTGCTGGGCCTGCTGCTCGAAAGCGACGCACACCCGCACCGGCTCCTCGCCGACCTGCGGGAACGCAGCGCGCACCACGCCGCCGCGGTCAACCGCGGCACCCTCTACAACACCGTCGCCGCCATGGCGGAGGCCGGCTGGGTGGCCGCCCTCGGCCAGGAACGCGCCGGGAACCGCCCGGAGCGGACGGTCTACCGCATCACCGCGGCCGGCCGCGCCGAACTCGTCCGCCGGCTGGACGAGCAGATCCGCACCCCGGAGAGGGAGTTCTCGTCCTTCCTCGGCGCGGTCGCCCACCTCGGCGCACTCGGCCCGGACGGCGCGGCCGACGCCCTGGCGGAACGCGCTCGCCGGCTGCGCGAGCGCACCGCCGACGACGAGCGGCGCCTCGCCGAAGCCCTGGCGGCCGGCGTGCCGCGGCTCTTCGTCATCGAGGCGGAGTACGCGCTCGACCTCGCCCGCACGGAGAGCGCGTGGGTCGAGTCGCTGGTCGAGGAGATCCGCACCGGCACGCTCGCCTGGCCCTCCGCACCCGCCGACCGCGGCCACCAGGACGGACCCGACGGTGACTGA
- a CDS encoding methyltransferase family protein has product MTTGTTPQPADDYFFEADLYDTLWAGLNKLDLPFYLSTVKEFGGPVLELAAGTGRVLLPAVRIAGSGVGVDLSTSMLEQGRSNAAAEGLDESAVRFVEGDLRTVRLDERFPLILAAGQPLFHCANDEDWAEALATVREHLTPGGRFVSGIPYFRFDEMAKYSERLYLAGEIRHPGTGQRIALWDYNTYDLQEQSITRRRVSELLDEDGLVTERRHTFRKNYYRYPNEVRRTLQQAGFTIEREYGGYDESPYGPNSEHYVWVATAR; this is encoded by the coding sequence ATGACCACCGGGACCACGCCCCAGCCCGCCGACGACTACTTCTTCGAGGCCGACCTGTACGACACCCTGTGGGCCGGACTGAACAAGCTCGACCTGCCGTTCTACCTCTCCACCGTCAAGGAGTTCGGCGGCCCGGTGCTGGAGCTCGCGGCCGGTACCGGCCGGGTGCTGCTGCCCGCCGTCAGGATCGCCGGCAGCGGCGTCGGCGTCGACCTGTCCACCTCCATGCTGGAGCAGGGCCGGAGCAACGCCGCCGCCGAGGGCCTGGACGAGTCCGCCGTCCGCTTCGTCGAGGGCGACCTGCGGACGGTCCGCCTCGACGAGCGCTTCCCGCTGATCCTGGCCGCCGGGCAGCCGCTGTTCCACTGCGCGAACGACGAGGACTGGGCCGAGGCCCTCGCCACCGTCCGCGAACACCTCACCCCCGGCGGCCGGTTCGTCTCCGGCATCCCGTACTTCCGGTTCGACGAGATGGCCAAGTACAGCGAGCGCCTCTACCTCGCCGGGGAGATCCGGCACCCGGGCACCGGGCAGCGGATCGCCCTGTGGGACTACAACACCTACGACCTGCAGGAGCAGTCCATCACCCGCCGCCGGGTCAGCGAACTCCTCGACGAGGACGGCCTGGTGACCGAGCGGCGGCACACCTTCCGGAAGAACTACTACCGGTACCCGAACGAGGTCCGGCGCACCCTGCAGCAGGCGGGCTTCACGATCGAGCGCGAGTACGGCGGCTATGACGAGTCACCGTACGGCCCGAACTCCGAGCACTACGTCTGGGTCGCCACGGCCCGCTGA
- a CDS encoding pimeloyl-ACP methyl ester carboxylesterase — protein sequence MTTGSYTQVNGLDLYYEEHGSATGRPLVALHGGLLTADLCFGALLPVLAPGRRVIVPELQGHGHTRDTDRPFRVDLLAEDVLALMDRLGIARTDLLGFSLGGYAALQLALDHPERVDHLVLASTNYRPEGYHEEIRQPRLQHGSNRMPTPDDFAEMRAAYLAVSPEPDHFDAFAAKASDAVAAFEGWPTERLRTLRTPTLLVVGDHDFVRLDHAVEMYDLIPDARLAVLPRTTHMDVMRRTTLLTPLLQGFLPTG from the coding sequence GTGACCACGGGCAGCTACACGCAGGTCAACGGGCTCGACCTGTACTACGAGGAGCACGGCAGTGCGACAGGGCGGCCGCTGGTCGCCCTGCACGGCGGACTGCTGACCGCCGACCTGTGCTTCGGCGCACTGCTGCCCGTGCTCGCGCCCGGCCGCCGGGTGATCGTCCCCGAGTTGCAGGGGCACGGACACACCCGGGACACCGACCGCCCGTTCCGGGTCGACCTGCTCGCCGAGGACGTCCTCGCGCTGATGGACCGTCTCGGCATCGCCCGCACCGACCTGCTCGGCTTCAGCCTCGGCGGCTACGCCGCGCTGCAGCTGGCACTCGACCACCCGGAGCGGGTCGACCACCTCGTCCTCGCCTCCACCAACTACCGGCCCGAGGGCTACCACGAGGAGATCCGGCAGCCCCGGCTCCAGCACGGATCCAACCGGATGCCCACCCCCGACGACTTCGCCGAGATGCGCGCGGCCTACCTAGCCGTCTCCCCGGAGCCCGACCACTTCGACGCCTTCGCCGCCAAGGCCTCCGACGCGGTCGCCGCCTTCGAGGGCTGGCCGACCGAACGGCTCCGCACCCTCCGGACGCCCACCCTGCTCGTCGTCGGCGACCACGATTTCGTCCGCCTCGACCACGCGGTGGAGATGTACGACCTCATCCCGGACGCCCGGCTCGCCGTCCTGCCGCGCACCACCCACATGGACGTGATGCGGCGCACCACCCTGCTCACCCCGCTGCTGCAGGGCTTCCTGCCCACCGGCTGA
- a CDS encoding DNA ligase (NAD+) → MSVPVEMMFDMKDAAALATHAAYADAVATAVQAAAAYYADGATPLGDDEYDALLRSIEAYEQAHPGEALPDSPTGKVAGGAAVGDVPHTVPMLSLDNVFSAEELAAWAAGLERRLGRPVDGWCVEPKLDGLAVAARYRQGRLVRLITRGDGLAGEDIGHAADAVLGLPQHLAEPLDLELRGEVLLTQSQFEHANEVRTAHGATPFANPRNGAAGTLRAKDRPYRIELTFFAYGAIGLGELGHSALLDRLAALGANTAATTAARPGRCESVDEVRQRIDAIAALRATLPFGIDGIVVKADAAADQEQAGAGSRAPRWAVAYKLPAVHKVTRLLGVEWNVGRTGVIAPRAVLEPVEVDGVTITYATLHNPADITRRGLLIGDQVFVHRAGDVIPRVEAPLVEQRTGEELPIVFPAACPRCGDAIDTSQQRWRCVRGRGCQAVASIRYAVGRDQLDVEGLGGTRAVQLVEAGLVADLADLFTLTREQLLTLDRMGDTSADNLLAAIEEARTRPLNRVFCALGVLGTGRSMSRRIAAHFGSMAAIRAADAEALAEVDGIGPEKATVIVAELVALATVLDKLAAYGVGTAVTPPAATAAASEDGPAGPLAGEAVVVTGSMTGPLADLSRNQINELIERAGGKASSSVSKRTTLLVAGEKAGSKRAKAEERGIRVMSPDELAELVAELLVA, encoded by the coding sequence ATGTCAGTGCCGGTCGAGATGATGTTCGACATGAAGGACGCAGCCGCCCTGGCCACCCACGCCGCCTATGCCGATGCCGTCGCCACCGCCGTGCAGGCGGCCGCGGCCTACTACGCCGACGGCGCCACGCCGCTGGGCGACGACGAGTACGACGCGCTGCTGCGCTCGATCGAGGCCTACGAGCAGGCCCACCCGGGCGAGGCGCTGCCCGACTCGCCCACCGGCAAGGTGGCCGGCGGCGCGGCCGTCGGGGACGTCCCGCACACCGTGCCGATGCTCAGCCTCGACAACGTCTTCTCCGCCGAGGAGCTGGCCGCCTGGGCGGCCGGCCTGGAGCGCAGGCTCGGCCGGCCCGTCGACGGCTGGTGCGTCGAGCCCAAGCTGGACGGCCTGGCCGTCGCGGCCCGCTACCGGCAGGGCCGGCTCGTCCGTCTGATCACCCGCGGCGACGGCCTCGCCGGCGAGGACATCGGCCACGCCGCCGACGCCGTCCTCGGCCTGCCGCAGCACCTCGCCGAGCCGCTCGACCTCGAACTGCGCGGCGAAGTCCTGCTCACCCAGAGCCAGTTCGAGCACGCCAACGAGGTGCGCACCGCGCACGGCGCCACCCCCTTCGCCAACCCGCGCAACGGCGCCGCCGGCACCCTGCGCGCCAAGGACCGCCCGTACCGGATCGAGCTCACCTTCTTCGCCTACGGCGCGATCGGCCTCGGCGAACTCGGCCACAGCGCCCTGCTCGACCGGCTCGCCGCACTCGGCGCCAACACCGCCGCGACGACCGCCGCCCGGCCGGGCCGCTGCGAGAGCGTCGACGAGGTCCGGCAGCGGATCGACGCGATCGCCGCCCTGCGCGCCACCCTGCCCTTCGGCATCGACGGCATCGTGGTGAAGGCCGACGCCGCCGCCGACCAGGAGCAGGCCGGCGCCGGCTCGCGCGCCCCGCGCTGGGCCGTCGCCTACAAGCTGCCCGCCGTGCACAAGGTCACCCGGCTGCTCGGCGTCGAGTGGAACGTCGGCCGCACCGGCGTCATCGCCCCGCGCGCCGTCCTGGAGCCGGTCGAGGTCGACGGCGTCACCATCACCTACGCCACCCTGCACAACCCCGCCGACATCACCCGCCGCGGCCTGCTGATCGGCGACCAGGTCTTCGTCCACCGCGCGGGCGACGTCATCCCGCGGGTCGAGGCGCCGCTCGTCGAGCAGCGCACCGGCGAGGAACTGCCGATCGTCTTCCCCGCCGCCTGCCCGCGTTGCGGCGACGCCATCGACACCTCGCAGCAGCGCTGGCGATGCGTGCGCGGCCGCGGCTGCCAGGCGGTCGCCTCGATCCGGTACGCCGTCGGGCGCGACCAGCTGGACGTCGAGGGGCTCGGCGGCACCCGCGCCGTCCAGCTCGTCGAGGCGGGCCTGGTCGCCGACCTCGCCGACCTGTTCACGCTCACCCGCGAGCAGCTCCTCACCCTCGACCGGATGGGCGACACCAGCGCCGACAACCTGCTCGCCGCGATCGAGGAGGCCCGGACGCGGCCGCTCAACCGGGTGTTCTGCGCGCTCGGCGTGCTCGGCACCGGCCGCTCGATGTCCCGCCGGATCGCCGCCCACTTCGGCAGCATGGCCGCGATCCGCGCCGCGGACGCCGAGGCGCTCGCCGAGGTCGACGGCATCGGCCCGGAGAAGGCCACCGTGATCGTCGCCGAACTCGTCGCACTCGCAACGGTGCTGGACAAGCTGGCGGCGTACGGCGTCGGTACGGCCGTCACCCCGCCGGCCGCGACCGCAGCCGCCTCCGAGGACGGCCCCGCGGGACCGCTGGCCGGGGAGGCCGTGGTGGTGACGGGCAGTATGACCGGCCCGCTCGCCGACCTCAGCCGCAACCAGATCAACGAGCTCATCGAGCGGGCCGGCGGCAAGGCCTCCTCGTCGGTGTCCAAGCGCACCACCCTGCTGGTCGCGGGCGAGAAGGCCGGCTCCAAGCGGGCGAAGGCCGAGGAGCGGGGCATCCGGGTGATGTCGCCGGACGAGCTCGCGGAGCTGGTGGCGGAGCTGCTGGTGGCGTGA
- a CDS encoding amino acid adenylation domain-containing protein, which produces MDGIEELLAGLDPRQRQALLDQLEAADAPPGPEPDGAPSPLSPGQRRLWFLHRLEPDNPAYHICHQVDWPGALDTGALASALGDLVERHEALRTRYTADGDGPGQLVDPPAAVPVRTVDLTALPAAEAERELDRTVRAEADAPFDLEHGPVLRATAVLLPDGGARVVIAQHHINSDGWSVDVLLGELWQAYRARAAGRAPEFSAPPGRYREFAAWQQRREESGAVAADLDWWQAELGGGVEPLELPVDRPRAAGRGRGAVLRRTLPGELVTALEALGRSTGSTLFMTTLAGFQALLHRWTGSPRVPVGVPVSGRSRPEFEATTGFFLNTLLLQADFSADRPFTELLGEVRARVLGAFEHQEAPFERLVEEFAPDRGGRSPLTPVLFAFNAHPAGGEPGPLRARTAEVDTSGARAELSVVLEAGAAGGGLRIAYEYDRDLFEEATVERLHGHLCRLLAGAAADPALPVSRLPLLTEAEERRLGAWNATGMPLPADTTVADLVAEQAARTPEAVALVAAGEQVGYRELDARANRLAHRLIGLGVRPGDRVGVLLDRSPALVVALLAVLRAGGAYVPLDPSYPADRLGYVLADAEVPVLIGTAELAARLEGPVPVLVEPGEDGEFADTAPRIRRAPADPAYVLYTSGSTGRPKGVVNTHAGLLNHTLWLRDAFAIDGRDRVLQKTPIGFDVSLWELLVPLTAGAALVLAAPDGHRDPRYLAQVVAEERITVVHFVPSMLQVFLDGADPEALRGVRQILCSGETLPGELVRRCRAAGITAPIDNLYGPTEAAVHVTRWTCTPEDSAGVPIGHPVANTALHVLDAYGSPVPVGRPGELFLGGVQVAAGYWGRPDLTEERFLPDPFSADPAARLYRTGDLVRRRPDGALEHLGRLDHQVKLRGLRIELGEIEAVLTSHPAVAEAVVLLREDTPGEPRLVGYWVPAADGPGEPAEAEVRAHLARLLPGYMVPSALAAVGAMPLSANGKTDRKALAAAPAPAARTAGYEAPRDEVEETLAALYGELLGRERVGIRDDFFDLGGHSLLATRLAARIRRDFGVDLPLRDLFDAPTVEALAVRVVEAVLGGLDEDQLEAVLSADPERAPGA; this is translated from the coding sequence ATGGACGGCATCGAGGAACTGCTCGCGGGCCTGGACCCGCGGCAGCGCCAGGCCCTGCTCGACCAGTTGGAGGCCGCGGACGCCCCGCCCGGGCCGGAACCGGACGGCGCACCGTCCCCGCTCTCCCCCGGCCAGCGGCGGCTCTGGTTCCTGCACCGGCTGGAGCCGGACAACCCGGCCTACCACATCTGCCACCAGGTGGACTGGCCGGGCGCACTGGACACCGGCGCGCTGGCGTCCGCGCTCGGCGACCTCGTGGAACGGCACGAGGCGCTGCGCACCCGCTACACCGCCGACGGCGACGGCCCCGGCCAGCTCGTCGACCCGCCCGCCGCCGTCCCGGTGCGCACCGTCGACCTGACCGCCCTGCCGGCCGCCGAGGCCGAGCGCGAACTCGACCGCACCGTGCGGGCCGAGGCCGACGCGCCGTTCGACCTGGAGCACGGCCCGGTTCTGCGGGCCACCGCCGTGCTGCTGCCCGACGGCGGCGCCCGGGTGGTGATCGCCCAGCACCACATCAACAGCGACGGCTGGTCGGTCGACGTGCTGCTGGGCGAGCTGTGGCAGGCGTACCGGGCACGCGCGGCGGGCCGCGCACCGGAGTTCAGCGCTCCGCCCGGCCGGTACCGGGAGTTCGCGGCCTGGCAGCAGAGGCGGGAGGAGTCCGGCGCGGTCGCCGCCGACCTCGACTGGTGGCAGGCCGAACTCGGGGGCGGCGTCGAGCCGCTGGAGCTGCCCGTGGACCGGCCGCGCGCGGCCGGCCGGGGCCGCGGCGCCGTACTGCGCCGCACCCTGCCCGGCGAACTGGTCACCGCGCTGGAGGCGCTCGGCCGTTCGACCGGCAGCACGCTCTTCATGACCACGCTGGCCGGCTTCCAGGCGCTGCTGCACCGCTGGACGGGCAGCCCCCGGGTGCCGGTCGGCGTGCCGGTGAGCGGCCGCAGCCGGCCGGAGTTCGAGGCCACCACCGGGTTCTTCCTCAACACCCTGCTGCTGCAGGCCGACTTCTCGGCGGACCGCCCCTTCACCGAGCTGCTCGGCGAGGTCCGGGCGCGGGTACTCGGCGCCTTCGAGCACCAGGAGGCGCCGTTCGAGCGGCTGGTGGAGGAGTTCGCCCCCGACCGCGGCGGTCGCAGCCCGCTCACCCCGGTGCTGTTCGCCTTCAACGCGCACCCGGCCGGCGGCGAACCGGGCCCGCTGCGGGCCCGCACCGCCGAGGTCGACACCTCCGGCGCCCGCGCCGAGCTGTCCGTCGTCCTGGAGGCCGGCGCGGCGGGCGGCGGGCTGCGGATCGCCTACGAGTACGACCGCGATCTGTTCGAGGAGGCCACGGTCGAACGGCTGCACGGCCATCTGTGCCGGCTGCTCGCCGGGGCCGCCGCCGACCCGGCGCTGCCGGTCTCCCGGCTGCCGCTGCTCACCGAGGCGGAGGAGCGCCGGCTCGGCGCCTGGAACGCCACCGGCATGCCCCTGCCCGCCGACACCACCGTGGCCGACCTGGTGGCCGAGCAGGCCGCCCGGACCCCGGAGGCCGTCGCCCTGGTCGCCGCGGGCGAGCAGGTCGGCTACCGCGAACTCGACGCTCGGGCCAACCGTTTGGCGCACCGGCTGATCGGGCTCGGTGTCCGACCGGGCGACCGGGTCGGCGTCCTGCTGGATCGATCGCCCGCCCTGGTGGTCGCCCTGCTCGCGGTGCTGCGCGCGGGCGGCGCCTACGTGCCGCTCGACCCCTCGTACCCGGCGGACCGGCTGGGCTACGTCCTCGCCGACGCCGAGGTGCCCGTGCTGATCGGCACCGCCGAACTCGCCGCCCGGCTGGAGGGCCCGGTGCCCGTCCTGGTCGAGCCGGGTGAGGACGGCGAGTTCGCCGACACCGCGCCGCGGATCCGGCGCGCGCCCGCCGATCCGGCGTACGTGCTGTACACCTCCGGCTCCACCGGGCGGCCCAAGGGCGTCGTCAACACCCATGCGGGGCTGCTGAACCACACGCTCTGGCTGCGCGACGCCTTCGCGATCGACGGCCGGGACCGGGTGCTGCAGAAGACCCCGATCGGCTTCGACGTCTCGCTGTGGGAACTGCTGGTGCCGCTCACCGCGGGCGCCGCCCTGGTGCTCGCCGCCCCGGACGGCCACCGCGACCCGCGCTACCTGGCGCAGGTGGTCGCCGAGGAGCGGATCACCGTGGTGCACTTCGTGCCCTCGATGCTCCAGGTCTTCCTGGACGGCGCCGACCCGGAGGCGCTGCGCGGGGTGCGGCAGATCCTGTGCAGCGGCGAGACGCTGCCCGGCGAACTGGTGCGCCGCTGCCGGGCCGCCGGGATCACCGCCCCGATCGACAACCTGTACGGGCCGACCGAGGCCGCCGTGCACGTGACCCGCTGGACCTGCACCCCGGAGGACTCCGCCGGCGTGCCGATCGGCCACCCGGTCGCCAACACCGCGCTGCACGTGCTGGACGCCTACGGCTCGCCCGTCCCGGTCGGCCGGCCCGGCGAGCTGTTCCTCGGCGGAGTGCAGGTGGCCGCCGGGTACTGGGGCCGCCCGGACCTCACCGAGGAACGGTTCCTGCCCGACCCGTTCTCCGCGGACCCGGCGGCCCGGCTCTACCGCACCGGTGACCTCGTCCGGCGCCGCCCGGACGGCGCCCTGGAGCACCTCGGCCGGCTGGACCACCAGGTGAAGCTGCGCGGTCTGCGGATCGAACTCGGCGAGATCGAGGCCGTGCTGACGAGCCACCCGGCGGTCGCCGAGGCGGTGGTGCTGCTCCGCGAGGACACCCCGGGCGAGCCCCGGCTGGTCGGCTACTGGGTGCCCGCCGCGGACGGTCCGGGCGAGCCGGCGGAGGCCGAGGTCCGCGCCCACCTGGCCCGGCTGCTGCCTGGTTACATGGTGCCCTCCGCCCTGGCGGCCGTAGGCGCCATGCCGTTGTCGGCCAACGGCAAGACCGACCGCAAGGCGCTCGCCGCGGCCCCCGCCCCGGCCGCGCGCACGGCGGGCTACGAGGCCCCGCGGGACGAGGTGGAGGAGACCCTGGCCGCCCTCTACGGCGAACTGCTCGGCCGCGAACGGGTCGGCATCCGGGACGACTTCTTCGACCTCGGCGGGCACTCGCTGCTGGCCACCCGGCTGGCCGCCCGGATCCGCCGCGACTTCGGCGTCGACCTGCCGCTGCGGGACCTGTTCGACGCGCCCACCGTGGAGGCGCTGGCCGTACGGGTGGTCGAGGCCGTCCTCGGCGGCCTGGACGAGGACCAGTTGGAGGCCGTGCTGTCGGCCGACCCCGAGCGGGCGCCGGGCGCCTGA